The following coding sequences are from one Nitrosopumilaceae archaeon window:
- a CDS encoding NADH-quinone oxidoreductase subunit I, whose product MSTAGGIIRALNSGVKHLAVKRFTLRYPEQKLKFVGDGFQFDPQTGVGIAGLRGRHILFHDKCTGCQLCSVACEGIAEAIGMVKVNETWKQNKKAIMPQIDYGKCVFCGLCVDACPFYALYMTNDYELSSFTKSALIYTPSQLAVKPNISQDVEIKIGKRGATHG is encoded by the coding sequence ATGAGTACTGCAGGTGGAATAATACGAGCTTTGAATTCTGGTGTAAAACACCTTGCCGTGAAGCGATTTACATTACGATATCCAGAACAGAAATTGAAGTTTGTAGGCGATGGCTTCCAATTCGATCCACAGACAGGTGTAGGAATTGCTGGCCTTAGGGGACGACACATATTGTTTCATGACAAATGTACAGGTTGCCAGCTATGTTCTGTTGCATGTGAGGGGATTGCAGAAGCCATTGGTATGGTGAAAGTGAATGAGACTTGGAAACAAAACAAGAAAGCAATAATGCCACAGATCGATTATGGAAAATGTGTTTTCTGTGGATTGTGTGTAGATGCATGTCCATTTTATGCCCTCTACATGACAAATGACTACGAGCTTTCTTCATTTACCAAATCTGCTTTGATCTATACCCCGAGCCAGCTTGCTGTAAAACCAAACATATCCCAAGACGTAGAGATAAAGATTGGCAAACGGGGTGCGACACATGGTTGA
- a CDS encoding NADH-quinone oxidoreductase subunit J, with protein sequence MVDSVFLAVSVLTIGSAIAALEIRSLIYGSIALMITLSGIAGFFLLLDAPFVAMFQLSVYVGSIAVLILFTVMLVRRELIFNKIEDHRRRYAGIGLMIIIMLGIGTIIIGSGLKTMETNTQTIDYRKIGEDFLTYYSPALIVMALILTSSVIGALALARREDVTNEQRTD encoded by the coding sequence ATGGTTGATTCTGTCTTTTTAGCTGTATCTGTTTTAACAATTGGTTCTGCAATTGCTGCACTTGAAATTCGTTCATTGATTTATGGTTCAATAGCTCTTATGATCACACTTTCTGGAATTGCAGGATTTTTCTTACTCTTAGATGCTCCATTTGTAGCAATGTTTCAACTTTCAGTTTATGTTGGTTCAATTGCAGTTCTCATACTATTTACTGTGATGCTTGTAAGACGTGAATTAATTTTTAACAAGATAGAAGATCACCGTAGAAGATATGCTGGCATAGGTTTGATGATAATCATAATGCTAGGAATTGGAACTATAATAATTGGATCTGGATTAAAGACAATGGAAACTAATACTCAAACCATAGATTATAGAAAAATAGGAGAAGATTTTCTTACATATTATTCGCCAGCACTAATTGTGATGGCACTTATTCTGACATCGTCAGTTATTGGTGCTCTGGCATTAGCAAGAAGGGAGGATGTTACAAATGAGCAACGGACTGATTGA
- the nuoK gene encoding NADH-quinone oxidoreductase subunit NuoK, with protein MSNGLIDFVLVSVALLAIGIYGLSVKRNAIRMLFAIEMIVNSANLNLVAFARFIPNSQGQTLALFSIAIAAAEVAVGLALIIVAYRMYRNIDIADFRSLKG; from the coding sequence ATGAGCAACGGACTGATTGATTTTGTTCTAGTCTCAGTGGCGCTTTTGGCCATCGGGATATATGGCCTATCTGTAAAAAGAAATGCAATAAGGATGCTTTTTGCTATAGAGATGATTGTTAATTCCGCAAACCTAAACTTGGTTGCTTTTGCTCGATTTATTCCAAATAGTCAAGGACAAACACTCGCACTATTTTCTATAGCTATTGCTGCAGCGGAAGTAGCTGTTGGACTTGCATTAATTATTGTTGCCTATAGAATGTACAGAAATATCGATATCGCAGACTTTAGGAGTTTGAAAGGATAG